The genomic DNA CGCCCATAAATGCGATCGAAGAGTTGACCGTTTAATGCGCGTACTCGCGCAGTTTTTTTTACACTTCCAAGTCCGGTGCCATCATCGGGTATGCTCATCCACCCGATCACGTCTGTGGGCCAGGAGGTTTGCTTGAGGTGCCCTCTGAATAACGGAGGCAGATTCGCCCATTCCGGCCCTGCCCCATCGCCGCCCAAGCGGGGGCGGTGAGCGCGATAAACATTCGTGCTGCTGCCGTCGCCCACTTGCAACTCCACCCACTCCACCTGATGCAAGGCATCCGTGGGTTGCATTCCGGCACGCAGGACGGTCATCCAATACTGCGCGTCGTAGCGAATAATGGTTTCCTCACGGTTGTCTTTTTGAACGGTAAGCCCGGCGGGCAACACTCCCAAAACCGCAACTAACCCGAAGGCCACCACACCGATGGCCAACATCACTTCGGCGATCGAAAAACCGCCTTGCGTGTTTCGATGATGACTCGTTGTGTTCATCGTTTACTCAATTAGCAAATCAACTGAAGGATCCGTCTTCTGCAGTTCGTGCAGTAATTTATTGGCCAAACTGGCGGTGATCCCTGAAATCACCACCGGGGCTCGTGCCCCTTGGCGGAGTTCCCATCGATCGTTGTTATTCCGATACGCCCCCCCCCAATTTGCATTGTACTGCGCATTGTTGATGCCAGCCCAATCCGAGATGGCTTTGGCCATGCCTTCGCCGCCGCCTTTCCAGGCGCGATTGGAAAAGAAGATCACTTTAACCGTCACCGCCTTCATCGCCGGGGGAACCGTGGTCACCCCCATCGTGTTGGGGCGGCCGGTGAGGTAATTAATCAGAATGCTGTTTTGCACTTTTGCCGTTGTCAGCGGCTCATCAGACGGACCTAAAAGATAGGCACCATTGGCGCGCTTTTCTGGCGGCAGCACGCCGCCCTCCACCAAACGAATGACCACCCCCTTCGAGTCAGGAGTGGCGGGCTTTACCCCCAACAACCGCCCGCGAGCATCAAACCCGATATAAGGCAAATGCCATTTGAGATCCACCTGAGCATCATTGCCCAAGTGCGGCACTCGCAATAGAGGTTCAGGGCTGTTCACGTTCGCCTGTTTGAGTTGGCCTAACATTCCGCTGGGCAGATAAGCCCCTTCGGGCAGATATTTCCAATCGCTCACCCACCGACGACTGGGTTGGCCGAGATTATCACCCAGCGCATACTCCGCAAAAAACGCGTAGGAAATGAGTTGCCCACCAAGTTGTTGATTGGCCAATTGATTATTTTGGAAATAAGTTTTCTCCTCATCGCTCAAGGCGTCAACATTACTAGGAAACTTCGGCATAAAAACCACATATACCGGTGAACCGCCATTGATGGCCTCGAGGCGCGCGTTATTGAAATCAGCGATCAATTGAGTCGTGGCGCTGAGGGAATATTTATCTCCACGCAATCCCTTGAGCGCGGGAAGCATGATGGCCATGAGACCGATGGCAATGGCTAAGACCACCACCATCTCCACCAGCGTGAAACCCCTTCGCTCCCGGCTGAGGGCCTTATTCTTGTTCACGCTGATGGAGTGGTGTCTCATGGCTTAACGCCAACCCAGAATGTTGTCGGTATTTTCCTTGTCCAATGCGGCCGCCTTGGAGTTGACTTGTCGATCAGGACCGGGCGACCAAATCATCACCGAACCTCGCAGCACATATTCTTCCTCGGTCGTATTTTTCACATTGCGAACCAAGCCGATGGATGCGCTTTTGGAAACACCGGTTTCCCGGTAAAATAAATCCGCCACATTCCCGTCGCCGGCGAGATCCACCGAGATTACATATGGGTTTCCAAATGGATCCCGAAATACGCCGTCGGGGCCCACGCCGGCTGAATAAGCATCATCAGCGGTCTTGGGGGTGAGGTACGTTGTCTTCTTGGGGTTTCGCCCGTGATTTTTATTTGCCCCATGATCAATCGCCATGAGGATTGCCATCACCACACTATTATCAGGGGTCTGAGGCGGATTGGGCCAGTCGCCGGCATCCTGCGGCGAACCGTCAGCATGTTTGCGCCCGATGGGCAGATGAAAAGTGAGATCGCCCCCCTTCAGATTAGCCGCCGCACCTCGTGCGCTGGGGAACCGACTGTAATCATTTTGATAACTCTGGATGGCACCTTTGAGATTCACCATATCAGTACGGGCAGTTGCTACTTTGGATTTGGTCATCGCGCGTGTAACAAAAGGCACAGTGATGGTCACCAAAATGGCGATGATGGCGACCACGACGAGCATTTCCACCAGCGTGAAGCCGCGGAGGGTGAGGGTGGCCGTGGATGGATTCGAGTTGGATTTCATGTTGCTTGTATTAATTGCTTTCCCAGTTACTGATGGTGCGAACTTTGTCGGTTTCACCGATCTCTACCCAGAGGTCGTAACTTTCCCGATTGTGCTCGGGGTTGCGTGAATTATATTTCCAGCGTTCATTTTGTTTTGAATCTGTTCTACCCAACGCTGGCGAAACCAAATTTCCTGCAGCGTCATATTGTGAGGGCTTCAGATCGGGCAACAGATTTTTCCCCTTCTCCACTCCCATTCCTGACAGATGTTTGTGGAGTTGATTATTGGCCGGATCGTTCGCGTCGCTGGGCGGGAAGTAGCCGTGCGTTTCTTTATAAATCTGTAGCGCAAGTTTGATTTGTTCCAGCTCCGTGCGAATGGCGCTCTCGTTAGTTTTTCCCGCCACGCGGGAATAGAGCGCCACGGTCATCGCTGCCAATGCAGCGATGATGGTAATGACCACCAAGATTTCCACTAGCGTGAAAGCGCGTTTAGAATTTGTGGTAAGGTTCATTGGTTGATGTTTTCGTTTTCCATCCGTTCGCTGAGCCATTGTTTGATCATGCTTTGGTAATTGAGGAAGCGTGAGCGGGCGAGGCGCTTAATGCGGGAAAGCATTCGCGGATCCATGCGGAGGGTAATGGTGACCGATTCATTGCCGGCGGAACCGATCGCCACTGAATTTTCCATAAGGCGCACATCGATGGCAGTGTCGCTCCAGTATTTTGCCTCGGCTTCGTCGGTAGCGAAGCTGGGGACATCTTCCCATTGTTGAATTTGAATCATGTTGTCGTTTTTTGGTTAAGCAGTTTGTCTTGTTGTCGTTCGTAAAAAAATCGTTCTTCCGCGTAAAATGTCCGGGCGTGAATGACTTGTATTTGGCGTCCGTTGGTGCGGTAGATGGAGAAGACGCCTTCCCCGTTAGCGGAGCGGCCAAGGTTAAAATAACGTGCTTTTTCTGCAAATTGCACAGAATCAGGCAATAACCGTACAGCGAATGGATCCTCAAAGGATTCCTCCACATCTTGAGCTTTCAAAGAACCAAGCGCCTTTGTAGGGCTTTTTTCCCAATCAAAATCCATTATTGCTGCAGCTTGTAAATCAATTGACCATCAACAGTCACTACAATGTATTTACTCCACAATGCAGAAAATTTCAACCGATTTTTTGATATTTTTCCATTTGTGATGTGGGGTTCGGGTTTATTGGCCGAGTTTGTCCATCATCTTGATGAGTGGCAGGAACATCGCGATCACGATTGAGCCCACAACAACGGCCAGGAATACGATCATCACTGGTTCCAGAAGTGAGGTCATGGCGGTAACCGCGTTGTCGACCTCTTCTTCGTACACGTCTGCAATTCGAACAAGCATCTCAGGCAAGGCTCCTGTTTCCTCGCCAATGTCAATCATGCTGATTACCATCGGCGGAAATACGCCAGAAGCTTCAAGTGGTTTGGTGATGGTTTCACCTTCTTTTACGGCGTCATAAACTTTTTCAATCGCTGCAGTGAGGATGACGTTGCCGGCGGTTTCTTTAACAATGTTGAGCGCCTGAAGGATGGGCACACCGGAGGAGACGAGGGTGCCGAGCGTACGGCTGAAGCGGGCGATGGCCACTTTGCGCACCACGTCGCCCAGAATGGGCATGATGAGCTTAAACTTGTCAAAAGCTTTGCGGCCGAGTTTCGTTTTGTTGACGATGAGTTTAAACACGATAAAAACGGCTACCACACCGCCGATTACTTGGAAGACATTATTTTTAATCGCGTCCGAAATTGCGAGCACCAGCTCGGTGAATTCAGGAAGTCCTTCACCCTCCCCCAGCATGTCGGTGAAAATAGTTTTAAACTTTGGAATGACGAAGGTCATCAAAATGCCCACAATGATGACCGCTACCACCATCACTGCGATGGGGTAGAACATCGCGGCTTTCACTTTCCCCTTAATGGACTGTGACTTTTCCATGAACTCCGAGAGGCGGTTGAGTGCGATTTCGAGCACACCCCCGATCTCACCGGCCTTGACCATGTTGACATAAAGTTTATCAAAAATTTTCGGATGCTTGGCCAGCGCTTCAGAGAAAGTAGAACCCCCTTCAATGGTGAGGCCGATTTCATTGATGATACCCTTGAAATATGGATTGCCCTGCGATTTGGCCAAGGTTCCCATTCCGCGCATCAAGGGCAATCCTGCATCAATGAGCACCGCGAGTTGTCGGGTGAATTGGGTGAGTTCCTTGCCATTAACGGTGGGGAGGGCAAGGCTAATTTGGCCTTTCTTATTACCTTTCTTCGCGGCGGCCTTTTTGATGGCGTCATCGCCTCCGGCATCTTTTACCTCGGCCACTTGAGTGGGATAAAATCCCATCTCCTTAATACGGGCAATAGCCTCGTTTTGGCTGCCCACCTCGAGGGTGCCCTCCTTCTGCTTGCCCTCTTTATCGATGGCGATGTAGTTGAACAACGGCATGGGATTACAGATCAGGTGAACTTCATAACCTCCTCGAAGGTTGACTCTCCAGAAAACATAACCCGCAATCCATCCATTCGCAAGGTCTGCATCCCGAACTCAATGGCCTTTTCGCGCAATACAAGGGCGGGCACTTTGTTGGCGATCAGTTCGCGCGTTTGGTCGTTCATTTGCAGCATTTCATATAAACCACACCGGCCTTTATAGCCGGAGTTGTTACACGCATCGCAACCGGTGCCGTATTTGATTTCTTTACCCTCGATATCCTCATCATTGAGTTGCAACATTTGGCGCTGATCTTTGGTGATGGGAGTGGACACGATGCATTTGGGGCAAATGGTTTTCACCAACCGTTGGGCCAGAGCGCCGTTCACTGAGGAAGCAATCAGGAAGGGTTCAACGCCCATATCCATCAGGCGGGTGATCGCTTCAGTGGAACTGTTGGTGTGCAGAGTGGTGACCACCAGGTGACCGGTGAGCGCAGCCTCGATGGTGATGGAGGCGGTTTCCAAGTCACGAGTCTCGCCAACGAGAATGATATCCGGATCCTGACGCAGAAAGCTCTTGAGTGCCTTGGCAAACGTCATCCCCATGGTTTCCTGGATCTGGCACTGCACGATGCCTTCCACCGGAAATTCGACGGGATCCTCGGCGGTAATGATTTTTACATCCACGCTATTGAGGCGGCGCAAAGCAGCGTAGAGCGTGGTGGTTTTCCCAGACCCCGTGGGGCCGGTAACGAGAAACACGCCGTTGGGTTGCTCTACACAATGAATGATGCTTTTGTGAACAGAATCAGGAATTTTTAAGACATCAAGCGAAAGAATATCGGTGTTGTTCTTATCGAGCAAACGCAGCACGACCGACTCGCCAAACTGAGTGGGCAACGTGCTCATGCGAAAAACCAGCTCTTCGCCGGCGATCATCGTGGCGATTCGACCATCCTGCGGGAGCCGGCGTTCGGCAATGTTGAGGTTTGCCATGATCTTGAGACGCGAAGAGATCGCTGTGGCCAATTCACGCGGAGGCGGCGTGAGTATCTTCATGGTGCCATCCACTTTCATGCGGATTTGATAAGTATCCTCAAATGGCTCGAAGTGAATATCCGATGCGCTGTCTTTCAGCGATTGATAGAGCACCATGTTCACAAATCGAACGATGGGCATGTCGTCACCGACTTCTTCGAGAATTTCCAGGCTCGTAATTTTATCAGGGTCATCCTCTTCTTCGGGCATATTAAAGCCGCCCATTTCTTCGATAAGGTCACCAAAGGTGGCTTCGCCTGAATATTTTTGCTCGAGGATATGAAGAATCTGTTTTGGATCAGCAACCCGAACTTGCAGCGGACGATTCAACTGAAAAGCCAACTCATCCAAAACTGTCGGGTTAAGCGGATCCACCATCGAAAGATGCATGACCTCCCCGTCAAGCCCAATGGGAACGCACTGGTATTGCTTGGCCGTATCCAGCGGCATGAGGTTCACCAAATCTTCGGTAAATTCAATTTCCGAAAGATCCAGCACATCGGTCCCCAGATATTCGGCGATCAACTCCAGTTGCGTCGGCGTATCCACCAACCCTTCCTTGGCCAACAGCACAGAAACTGCCTCGCCTGAAAGATTGTGCTCGCCCTGTACCGCCTCCAGATCCTGCTCATCAGCCATCCCCCGCTCGAGAATGAGCGACAGCAGTGAATCTGTAATTACATTAGACATCTTTGATCGTTAAAAATTATCCCGCCGGGGGCGGTTGAGCCCCGCCCGCGGCAAGTTGTTCAGCTTGCAACGCGGCCTGCTGTTCATCCCATTCCTTGAGCCGCAACATCATGCCGGTATAATCTTGAGCTTTGTTGACGCAATCTTCACGGGAGACAACGCCTTTTCCATAATAACCGAACAACCCGTCATCCAATGTGACCATTCCGTATTTCTGGCCGGTTTGTTGGTCGGACGGAATCCGGAATGTTTTATTATCGCGGATAAGCGCCGAGATGGAGGGGGTCATCACCATGATATCGTGAATGGCCACGCGCCCTTTGGGGATCCGTTTGCAAAGAATTTGAGAAATCACGCACGCCAACACGGTGGAAAGCTGAATGCGAATGGTCTCCTGCTGTTGCATCGGAAAGGCGTTTACAATTCGATCTACCGTTTTGGCCGCGCCGGTGGTGTGAAGAGTGCCGAATACCAAGTGGCCGGTCTCGGCAGCGGACACCGCCATCTCAATAGTTTCCAAATCGCGAAGCTCGCCCACCAGAATCACTTCCGGATCCTGCCGCAAGGCACGCCGGAGTGCCTCGGCAAAGCTTGGCACATCCACATGTACTTCACGCTGGGTGGTCACCGCTTTTTTGTGGGGATGGTAAAACTCAATGGGATCCTCAATCGTGATCATATGGCACTCATCATCCGTTTCGTTGATGATGTTCAACATCGAAGCGAGTGTGGTGGATTTGCCGGAACCAGTGGGGCCGGTGACTAGAATCATGCCACGCGGAGTAGCGAGCAGTTTATCAACCAAGCCTTGGTCGAGGCCGATTTGATCGATGGTGAGTAGATCGTTGGGAATCTGCCGGAGCACCAGCGCCATATTGCCGCGCTCTTTAAAGGAACTGACTCGAAAGCGCGCTTTGGTGCCGAAGGCGAACCCAAAGTCCGCGCCGCCTTGAGTTCGGATTTGCTGGATCTGATCATCTGAAGCAATCGACTTCACCAGATACTCAACATCTTCCGGCTCGCAATCAGGACCTTCTACGCGCTTTAGCACCCCACTATCGCGATAGCATGGCGGGATACCTACGCGCACATGCAAATCAGCCGAGCCGCTGTCCACCATAAGCTTCAGCAAATCGGGCATCCGGTAAATAGGTTCTTTTTCAGGCATAATTAAATTTCGTCTGAAGTGGTGGTGCGAACTACTTCCTCCACCGTTGTCATTCCGGAGAGCACCTTAGTGATGCCATCCATTCGGAGCGTTTTCATCAAGTCATTTTTGATAGCGTAATCACGCACATCGGCCACCGGTTTCTCATCGATGATCATTCGTTGCAAGGTGTCGTCGATTTCTAATACTTCAAAAATCCCAAATCGACCTTTGTACCCGCCACCATCACAAGCCTTGCACCCGGCCCCCATCATGGGCATCGCCGTTTCCAACTGTTCGGGCGTGAGCCGCAAGGCCTTGATTTCACCCTCGGTGAGTTTGTGCGGGATAATACATTTCGGGCAAATCCGCCGCACCAGTCGTTGTGCGATGATGCAACGCGTGGCGGCGGCAACCAAAAAGGGCTTCACCCCCATATCCACCATCCGAGTAATCGCGCCGGGAGCATCGTTCGTATGCAACGTTGAAAACACAAAGTGACCGGTAAGCGAAGCATTCACAGCAATGGTGCCCGTTTCCGAATCCCGAATCTCCCCGAGCATGATGATGTTGGGCGCTTGACGCAGCATCGCGCGCAAGGCGGCGGAAAACGTCATGCCCGCCGCCACGTTCACTTGGCATTGGTTAATGCCGGAGAGAATATACTCCACTGGATCCTCCACGGTGATGATTTTTATATTGGGCGTGTTGAGGAGGTTGAGGCACGAGTAGAGCGTGGTGGTTTTGCCCGAGCCAGTGGGGCCGGTAACGAGCATAATTCCATCAGGCATTTGCGCGTTCCGTTCAAACACTTCCTGATCATCCCGCATGAAGCCCAGTTGATCGAGGCCGAGGTTCAGGCCGCCTTTGTCTAAAATACGCATCACAATGCTTTCACCGTAAATTGTGGGAAGGCAGCTCACACGAAAATCGATCACCCGGCCATCAATCACCTGCTGATAACGGCCGTCCTGCGGTGTACGTTTCTCGGCAATGTTCATGCCGGATTCGATTTTCAGCCGACTCACAATAGGCGCCCCCACGCGCTGTGGCGGGGCGTTGCCTTCCCGCAATACGCCATCCACACGATAACGAATCCGCATACGTTCTTCAAACGGTTCAATATGTACATCCGAGCAGCCCATTTTAAAACCCTCCTGAATGATTAGGCTCACCATCTTGACCAGCGGAGCATCGGAATCATCCTCCACCTCAAAACCCGCACCATCCGCCGCCGCACCGCCTTCGGCCTGCACTTGATCAAGGTCCACCTGCGTTTGCGAAAGCTCCTGCACGATCCGTTCCACCGCTTCGTCCGCCGAACCATAAAAGCGATCAATCGCCGCACGAATTTGTGGTTCGCTGGCCACCTTGAAAATGATGTTTGAAAATTCGACCATCCGCGTGAGGCCATCGGTCACATCAATGTCACCAGGGTCAGAAAGTGCCACTGTCAGTTCTGTGCCAGCCACCTCCACCGGCACCACCTGATAACGCCGGGCAATATGCCGGGGAATGGCCCGCAGCAAATCATCGCGCGGGCGCACTTCGCGCAGGTCAATTTGATCGCACCCAAACTGCATTGCGCGCGCCTGCGTGATTTGGTCGATGTTGATGATTTTCTGAATTACCAACGTATCGACCAGTCCCGCCCC from Limisphaerales bacterium includes the following:
- a CDS encoding prepilin-type N-terminal cleavage/methylation domain-containing protein, with product MRHHSISVNKNKALSRERRGFTLVEMVVVLAIAIGLMAIMLPALKGLRGDKYSLSATTQLIADFNNARLEAINGGSPVYVVFMPKFPSNVDALSDEEKTYFQNNQLANQQLGGQLISYAFFAEYALGDNLGQPSRRWVSDWKYLPEGAYLPSGMLGQLKQANVNSPEPLLRVPHLGNDAQVDLKWHLPYIGFDARGRLLGVKPATPDSKGVVIRLVEGGVLPPEKRANGAYLLGPSDEPLTTAKVQNSILINYLTGRPNTMGVTTVPPAMKAVTVKVIFFSNRAWKGGGEGMAKAISDWAGINNAQYNANWGGAYRNNNDRWELRQGARAPVVISGITASLANKLLHELQKTDPSVDLLIE
- a CDS encoding prepilin-type N-terminal cleavage/methylation domain-containing protein, with translation MKSNSNPSTATLTLRGFTLVEMLVVVAIIAILVTITVPFVTRAMTKSKVATARTDMVNLKGAIQSYQNDYSRFPSARGAAANLKGGDLTFHLPIGRKHADGSPQDAGDWPNPPQTPDNSVVMAILMAIDHGANKNHGRNPKKTTYLTPKTADDAYSAGVGPDGVFRDPFGNPYVISVDLAGDGNVADLFYRETGVSKSASIGLVRNVKNTTEEEYVLRGSVMIWSPGPDRQVNSKAAALDKENTDNILGWR
- a CDS encoding type II secretion system protein — protein: MNLTTNSKRAFTLVEILVVITIIAALAAMTVALYSRVAGKTNESAIRTELEQIKLALQIYKETHGYFPPSDANDPANNQLHKHLSGMGVEKGKNLLPDLKPSQYDAAGNLVSPALGRTDSKQNERWKYNSRNPEHNRESYDLWVEIGETDKVRTISNWESN
- a CDS encoding type II secretion system F family protein; protein product: MPLFNYIAIDKEGKQKEGTLEVGSQNEAIARIKEMGFYPTQVAEVKDAGGDDAIKKAAAKKGNKKGQISLALPTVNGKELTQFTRQLAVLIDAGLPLMRGMGTLAKSQGNPYFKGIINEIGLTIEGGSTFSEALAKHPKIFDKLYVNMVKAGEIGGVLEIALNRLSEFMEKSQSIKGKVKAAMFYPIAVMVVAVIIVGILMTFVIPKFKTIFTDMLGEGEGLPEFTELVLAISDAIKNNVFQVIGGVVAVFIVFKLIVNKTKLGRKAFDKFKLIMPILGDVVRKVAIARFSRTLGTLVSSGVPILQALNIVKETAGNVILTAAIEKVYDAVKEGETITKPLEASGVFPPMVISMIDIGEETGALPEMLVRIADVYEEEVDNAVTAMTSLLEPVMIVFLAVVVGSIVIAMFLPLIKMMDKLGQ
- a CDS encoding type II/IV secretion system protein, with protein sequence MSNVITDSLLSLILERGMADEQDLEAVQGEHNLSGEAVSVLLAKEGLVDTPTQLELIAEYLGTDVLDLSEIEFTEDLVNLMPLDTAKQYQCVPIGLDGEVMHLSMVDPLNPTVLDELAFQLNRPLQVRVADPKQILHILEQKYSGEATFGDLIEEMGGFNMPEEEDDPDKITSLEILEEVGDDMPIVRFVNMVLYQSLKDSASDIHFEPFEDTYQIRMKVDGTMKILTPPPRELATAISSRLKIMANLNIAERRLPQDGRIATMIAGEELVFRMSTLPTQFGESVVLRLLDKNNTDILSLDVLKIPDSVHKSIIHCVEQPNGVFLVTGPTGSGKTTTLYAALRRLNSVDVKIITAEDPVEFPVEGIVQCQIQETMGMTFAKALKSFLRQDPDIILVGETRDLETASITIEAALTGHLVVTTLHTNSSTEAITRLMDMGVEPFLIASSVNGALAQRLVKTICPKCIVSTPITKDQRQMLQLNDEDIEGKEIKYGTGCDACNNSGYKGRCGLYEMLQMNDQTRELIANKVPALVLREKAIEFGMQTLRMDGLRVMFSGESTFEEVMKFT
- a CDS encoding PilT/PilU family type 4a pilus ATPase, giving the protein MPDLLKLMVDSGSADLHVRVGIPPCYRDSGVLKRVEGPDCEPEDVEYLVKSIASDDQIQQIRTQGGADFGFAFGTKARFRVSSFKERGNMALVLRQIPNDLLTIDQIGLDQGLVDKLLATPRGMILVTGPTGSGKSTTLASMLNIINETDDECHMITIEDPIEFYHPHKKAVTTQREVHVDVPSFAEALRRALRQDPEVILVGELRDLETIEMAVSAAETGHLVFGTLHTTGAAKTVDRIVNAFPMQQQETIRIQLSTVLACVISQILCKRIPKGRVAIHDIMVMTPSISALIRDNKTFRIPSDQQTGQKYGMVTLDDGLFGYYGKGVVSREDCVNKAQDYTGMMLRLKEWDEQQAALQAEQLAAGGAQPPPAG
- a CDS encoding type II/IV secretion system protein, with translation MAVKDDYLVDTLMNMGLVDNAQLDSARPAAESAGAGLVDTLVIQKIINIDQITQARAMQFGCDQIDLREVRPRDDLLRAIPRHIARRYQVVPVEVAGTELTVALSDPGDIDVTDGLTRMVEFSNIIFKVASEPQIRAAIDRFYGSADEAVERIVQELSQTQVDLDQVQAEGGAAADGAGFEVEDDSDAPLVKMVSLIIQEGFKMGCSDVHIEPFEERMRIRYRVDGVLREGNAPPQRVGAPIVSRLKIESGMNIAEKRTPQDGRYQQVIDGRVIDFRVSCLPTIYGESIVMRILDKGGLNLGLDQLGFMRDDQEVFERNAQMPDGIMLVTGPTGSGKTTTLYSCLNLLNTPNIKIITVEDPVEYILSGINQCQVNVAAGMTFSAALRAMLRQAPNIIMLGEIRDSETGTIAVNASLTGHFVFSTLHTNDAPGAITRMVDMGVKPFLVAAATRCIIAQRLVRRICPKCIIPHKLTEGEIKALRLTPEQLETAMPMMGAGCKACDGGGYKGRFGIFEVLEIDDTLQRMIIDEKPVADVRDYAIKNDLMKTLRMDGITKVLSGMTTVEEVVRTTTSDEI